A genomic region of Xanthomonas campestris pv. phormiicola contains the following coding sequences:
- a CDS encoding putative DNA modification/repair radical SAM protein, whose amino-acid sequence MNTLEKLAVLADAAKYDASCASSGADKRHSLRSGGIGSTEGMGICHSYTPDGRCVSLLKILLTNFCVFDCAYCVNRVSSNVRRARFAPAEVVKLTLDFYKRNYIEGLFLSSGIIRNSDYTMEQLVEVARQLREEHRFAGYIHLKTIPDAAPELLAAAGRYADRLSINVELPTEQGLTRLAPEKSVGGIRAAMGELRWRIEESKEARKAERKLSAKPPRFAPAGQSTQMIVGADGADDRAILRTSHNLYGNYRLRRVYYSAFSPIPDASSKLPLQAPPLQREHRLYQADWLLRFYDFSVEEIAPEAASGMLDLDVDPKLAWALRHPERFPVDLNTAAREMLLRVPGLGTRNVERLLLSRRHARLRVEDLARLRMPMKKVLPFVSVADHHPRRRLDDPQRLRAQLAPSPRQGGLFD is encoded by the coding sequence GTGAATACCCTGGAAAAGCTCGCCGTGCTCGCCGACGCGGCCAAATACGACGCCTCCTGCGCCTCCAGCGGCGCGGACAAGCGCCATTCGCTGCGCAGTGGCGGCATCGGCAGCACCGAGGGCATGGGCATCTGCCATTCGTATACGCCCGACGGCCGCTGCGTGTCGCTGCTGAAGATCCTGCTGACCAACTTCTGCGTGTTCGATTGCGCGTACTGCGTCAACCGCGTCTCCAGCAACGTGCGCCGCGCGCGCTTCGCCCCGGCCGAGGTGGTGAAGCTGACCCTGGATTTCTACAAGCGCAACTACATCGAGGGCCTGTTCCTGTCCAGCGGCATCATCCGCAACAGCGACTACACGATGGAGCAACTGGTGGAGGTGGCGCGGCAGCTGCGCGAGGAGCACCGCTTCGCCGGCTACATCCATCTCAAGACCATCCCCGATGCGGCGCCGGAACTGCTGGCCGCCGCCGGGCGCTACGCCGACCGGCTCAGCATCAATGTCGAGCTGCCGACCGAACAGGGCCTGACCCGGCTGGCGCCGGAAAAGAGCGTCGGCGGCATCCGCGCGGCGATGGGCGAGCTGCGCTGGCGCATCGAGGAAAGCAAGGAGGCGCGCAAGGCCGAGCGCAAGCTCAGCGCCAAGCCGCCGCGGTTCGCGCCGGCCGGGCAGAGCACGCAGATGATCGTCGGTGCGGACGGCGCCGACGACCGCGCGATCCTGCGCACCAGCCACAACCTCTACGGCAATTACCGGTTGCGGCGGGTCTACTATTCCGCGTTCAGTCCGATCCCCGATGCGTCCTCGAAATTGCCGCTGCAGGCGCCGCCGTTGCAGCGCGAGCATCGTCTGTATCAGGCCGACTGGCTGTTGCGCTTCTACGATTTCTCGGTGGAGGAGATCGCGCCGGAGGCGGCCAGCGGGATGCTCGATCTGGATGTGGATCCGAAGCTGGCCTGGGCATTGCGGCATCCGGAGCGGTTTCCGGTCGATCTGAATACGGCGGCGCGGGAGATGCTGTTGCGGGTGCCGGGGCTGGGCACGCGCAATGTGGAGCGGTTGTTGCTGTCGCGGCGGCATGCGCGGTTGCGGGTGGAGGATCTGGCGCGGTTGCGGATGCCGATGAAGAAGGTGCTGCCGTTCGTCAGTGTGGCGGATCATCATCCGCGGCGGCGCTTGGACGATCCGCAGCGGTTGCGGGCGCAGTTGGCGCCGTCGCCGCGGCAGGGTGGGTTGTTTGATTGA